The genomic stretch GAAGAAAAATAAAGATACCTGTTGTTGAGTATAAGGTACTTGATAATAATATAGGATATATAAAACTTACACAGTTTACACAGGGTTGTTCCAATGATATCAAAAAAGCTCTTGATGAGTTTGACAAAAAAGGTATCAAAAATATTATTTTTGATATTCGAAACAACCCCGGCGGACTTTTAGATGAGGTTGTAAAGATATGTGAATATTTTGTGCCAGAAGGACCAATTGTAACAATTGAATATAATGGTTTTAAAGATGAGTATAAATCAAAAAACAAAGAAGCAAAGTATAGGCTTGCAGTTTTGACTAACGAGTCGAGTGCTTCTGCTTCGGAGATTTTTGCCCAAGCTATAAAAGATAGAAAAGTTGGGGTTGTTATTGGTACAAAGACATATGGCAAAGGAACTGTTCAGAATTTAATTGGGCTTCCTGAGACAGATACAAAGAAAGGATATGTTGCCAAAGTTACAGTTGCAAAGTACAAGTCACCGTCTGGCTATTACGTAGAAGGAAAAGGAGTTATACCTGACATAGAGGTTCAGGACGACTCTCTTTCGCAGTTTGGACCTGACAAGATTTTAAGTCTGAGCGCAACCAAGAAATACAAAAAAGGTGATATGGATTTAGAGGTATTAGCAGCCCAGCAAAGGCTTTTCTATCTTGGATATTTGAGTAGTTGGACGGCTAAAATGGATGATAATACTGTTGCTGCAATCAAGAAGTTCCAGAAAGATAACAAGCTCTATCCTTATGGTGTTTTGGACGTAACAACGCAAAAGAAACTCAACGAGAAATTCTCTGAGTTTTTAAAGTCAAAGTATGTGGATAAACAACTTCAAAGAGCGATACAGTATTTCAAAATGGGAAAGTAATAATTAAAAGTTAAAAAAACATAAGGCTTTTGCCCACTCTGATAGAAAGTATTATAGGCAAAAGCCTTTTTACTTTTAAAAAAATTGTATATAAAATTCATTGAAAATATGCAAATTAAAAATTAAAATATATTTAAGGTATATTTACAAAAAAGAAAAATAGAAAGGATAGGGCGGTTTATGGCGTTTGGAACAGATATAGGAATAGATTTGGGTACAGCAACAGTTTTGGTGTATGTAAAAGGAAAGGGTATAGTTTTAAGAGAACCATCAGTTGTTGCGATAGAACAGACAAGAAAACAGATTTTGGCAGTTGGAGAAGAAGCAAGACGAATGATTGGAAGAACACCGGGCAATATTGTGGCGGTAAGACCTCTTCGCGACGGTGTCATTTCAGACTATGAGGTCACAGAGGCAATGCTGAAATATTTTTTGGGTAAGGTACTTGGCAAAAGGGTATTTTTCAAGCCGAGGGTTGTTGTATGTGTGCCATCAGGTGTTACTGAGGTTGAAAAAAGAGCAGTCTTAGATGCGACATACGAAGCAGGTGCTAAACAGACATTTTTAATAGAAGAGCCAATTGCAGCAGCTATTGGTGCGGGGCTTGACATATCAAGGCCGGTAGGATGCATGGTAATTGACATCGGTGGTGGAACAACAGACATTGCTGTGATTTCTCTTGGTGGGGCTGTAGTTAGCGAATCCATTAAAGTTGCAGGGGATAAATTTGATGAAGCAATTATCCGATATATAAGAAAGAAACACAGTGTTGCTATAGGCGAAAGAACTGCAGAAGAGCTCAAAATAAACATTGGATGTGCATACAAAAAACCAAGGGTAGAATCTATGGAAGTGCGCGGAAGAAGCCTTTTGACAGGTCTTCCAAAGACGATAACTGTTACATCTGACGAGATGCTTTTGGCTTTAGAAGAGCCTGTGTCGGCAATAATTGAAGCTGTACACAGAGTCTTGGAAAATACGCCGCCTGAGCTTGCAGCAGATATTACCTCAACTGGAATAGTGATGACAGGTGGTGGGAGCCTTTTGTGGGGGCTTGACAAGCTAATTTCTGAAAAGACAGGGATTCCTACAAGGATTGCTGACGACCCTGTGTCGTGTGTTGCTCTTGGGACAGGGAAGGCGTTAGAATCCTTAGATGTTTTGGAAGCAAGTCTTATAAAAGACCCAAGAGTCAGATAAAAAAGGGGATTGCAGAAAAGATGATTAGAGGAATTTACACATCGGCATCTGGAATGATTTTGAATCAAAAACTAATGGATTTAACAGCAAACAATGTGGCAAATGTGAGCACAACCGGATTTAAAAGGGATGTTGCGCAGATTGAAAGTTTCAGAAACATGCTTGTCTATAGGATATACGACAAAGTGACTTCGCCTGACAATGCAATAGGATATATGTCACTTGGCGCAGATGTGTCAAGGATTGTAAGCGACTTTTCACAGGGACTTTACATAAAAACAGATGAACCTCTGAACTTGGCAATAAAAGGAGATGGATTTTTTACCATTGAGGTGCCAGAAAATCAGGGTGCTCAGCAAATCTTTTATACCAGAAATGGTGCGTTTACTTTAAATTCGCGGGGCGAGCTTGTAACACTTAATGGTTTTTACGTTCTTGGACAGAATGGAAGGATTGTTCTTCAAAATGGCGGGCAAGTAAGAATTGATGAGCAGGGGAATGTCTATCAGAATGGAAGAATTGTTGACAGACTCAGGGTTGTTGATTTTCAGGATAAAAGCCTTCTTCGTAAAGTAGGTAATAACCTGTATGAAGCAGATGCTACAGTCCAACAGATACCATTTTCAGGCAAGGTGCTTCAAGGGTATTTGGAAGGTTCTAACGTAAATTCTGTTCAAGAAATGGTCAACATGATAAATGTTCTAAGAGCGTATGAAGCTAACCAGAAGGCGTTTGTTATTCAGGATGAGACGTTGCAAAAGGCAGTAAATGAGATAGCAAGAAAGTAAGTTTTATATTTTTTTAGCTTGCGAAAAGAATTAGCAAGATAAAAGGAGGAAAAAAATAAGATGATGAGAGCACTTTATTCTGCCGCTCTTGGTATGAAAGCACAGCAGACAAATGTCGATATCATATCCAACAACCTTGCCAATGTGAATACAACAGCTTTCAAAAAAGACAAAGCTGAGTTCAAAGACCTTTTGTATGAGACCCTCTCAAGAGCAGATGTTGTAGCAGGTGATGGGAAGCCTGTAAGTCTTCAGATAGGTCATGGTGTCACAATCTCTGCTATAACAAAAAGCTTTGCAGAAGGAAACTTGGAGAGGACTGAAAACCCGCTTGATTTGGCTATTCAAGGGGAAGGATTTTTTGTTGTGTCAACCCCAAACGGTCCAAGATATACAAGGGATGGGAGTTTTAAAGTTTCCAATGTTGAGGGACAAATAAAACTTGTGACTTCAGATGGATATCCTGTTTTAGCAGAGGGTGATACTGAGATTATCCTTCCAGAGACTGCAATTTCAAGTATCACAATAGATGAAACAGGAAGAATTACTTACAAAGATGCAGAAGGACAGGTTCAAGATTCGGGGCTGAAAATTAAAATAGTGAGGTTTATAAACCCTCAAGGACTTTTAGCAGAGGGGAAAAACCTGTATAATGTTTCTGCTGCATCTGGTGACCCTGTGTCTGAAGAGGAGATGGAAGGTCAAAAAAGCAGGATTTTGCAGGGATTTTTGGAGATGTCGAATGTTCAAGTTGTTGATGAGATGGTAAAGTTAATTATTGCTCAAAGAGCGTATGAGATAAATTCCAAAGCTATCCAAACAGCTGACGATATGCTTTCCATGGCAAACAACTTGAAAAGATAAGTTTTATAAGGCAGGTAATTGTGAATGAGTGAGGTATCAAACATTAAAATTCAGGCAGATTATCAACAGGGAATTGGCAACTCTGTCATAGACAAGCTTGAAAAAGCATATTCTGAGAAAGATAAACAGAAACTCAAAGAAGCGTGTGAAGAATTTGAATCGATAATGCTTTCCACCATTTTTAAACAGATGCAAAAGTCGATACCCAAAGGTGGACTTTTTAAGGAAGGCATTGCAGATGATATCTTTAACGACATGTTTGTTGATGAGGTTTCAAAAAATGCTTCAAAGCAGGGAGGTATAGGTCTTTCAAAGCTTTTGTATGATTCTATGATAAAGAGGCTTGAAAACGAATATAAATTTAAAAAGGAATAGAAAGGCTGGCGTAATTATGCCAGCTTATTTTTTTTGGTTTTATTGTTGAAAATAAAAATTAATAGTTGTAAAATATATTTAAAAACACATAAAAACAAAAATCTTTCTTAATCACAATTTTTTATAGTTTTTTAAAGTTAACTTTTTGTTATGGAATTATGTCGAATGGAATTTGAACAAGGGGGTTTGATGAGATAATGTATAAATTTATATTCTCAGCATTTGGAGATGAGATATCAAGCAGTTTGGATGAACAGATAGAGGTTTTGAAAAAACATGGTATTGAGTATTTAGAGTTTCGGTCTGCAAATGGGAAAAACATTGCAGATTATACTGAAAATGAAGCAAAAGAAATTTTAGAAAAGTTGAAAGATAGTGGTATAAAGGTTTCAGCAATAGGGTCTCCAATCGGCAAGGTTGATGTAAACTGCGATTTTGAAAGGTATCTTGAACTTTTCAAGCACATCCTCCATCTTGCTCACATCCTTGAGACAAAATACGTACGCATCTTTTCATTTTATGTTCCAGAAGGTGAAGAAGAAAAGTATACAGATGTTGTCATAGAAAGGCTTTTGAAGTTTACTGAAATTGCCAGAAAAGAAAATCTTGTTCTTCTTCACGAAAATGAAAAAGAGATTTATGGAAGCAATGCTGAAAGGTGTTTTAAAATCCTCTCTGAGATCAACTCACCCAATTTGAGAGCAACATTTGACCCGGCCAATTTTGTTCAGTGCAAAGTAGAGGTCTATCCTCATGCATTTGAGCTTTTAAAGGATTATATTGAGTATGTACACATAAAAGACGCAAAATTTTCGGATGGAAGTGTTACCGTTGCAGGCGAGGGTGACGGAAGAATAAAAGATGTGATAGAAGCATTAAAGAGGATACACTTTTGTGGTTTTTTGTCGATAGAACCTCATCTTAACAATAACCTTCCTGGTGGTGGTCCTGAAAACTTTGCGAGGGCTTATAGGGCAATTAAAAAGATTATTGATGGGGAAGGAGAGATTTAAGAAATGTCAAAGCTTAAATTTGGAATTGTTGGCTGTGGGGTTATATCAAAGACACATGCGATTGCTATTTCAGCTCTTTCAAGTGATGCGGAGCTTGTTGC from Caldicellulosiruptor kronotskyensis 2002 encodes the following:
- the mreB gene encoding rod shape-determining protein, with translation MAFGTDIGIDLGTATVLVYVKGKGIVLREPSVVAIEQTRKQILAVGEEARRMIGRTPGNIVAVRPLRDGVISDYEVTEAMLKYFLGKVLGKRVFFKPRVVVCVPSGVTEVEKRAVLDATYEAGAKQTFLIEEPIAAAIGAGLDISRPVGCMVIDIGGGTTDIAVISLGGAVVSESIKVAGDKFDEAIIRYIRKKHSVAIGERTAEELKINIGCAYKKPRVESMEVRGRSLLTGLPKTITVTSDEMLLALEEPVSAIIEAVHRVLENTPPELAADITSTGIVMTGGGSLLWGLDKLISEKTGIPTRIADDPVSCVALGTGKALESLDVLEASLIKDPRVR
- a CDS encoding S41 family peptidase, which produces MRINKKILIKILAVVVALSIFVAVPVYSQFFIISNDFPTDKQMDYIKKVLQIAKVYHIEKYSYDELIDMMFTGLFKSLDKYSEYMKPQQAQDFTQSVNGEFSGIGVQIEKQEDYIVIVGVFDGTPAKEAGLKVGDKIIAADGKSLVGKTTDDAVKLIRGQEGTTVVIDILRDGKTYRFSIVRRKIKIPVVEYKVLDNNIGYIKLTQFTQGCSNDIKKALDEFDKKGIKNIIFDIRNNPGGLLDEVVKICEYFVPEGPIVTIEYNGFKDEYKSKNKEAKYRLAVLTNESSASASEIFAQAIKDRKVGVVIGTKTYGKGTVQNLIGLPETDTKKGYVAKVTVAKYKSPSGYYVEGKGVIPDIEVQDDSLSQFGPDKILSLSATKKYKKGDMDLEVLAAQQRLFYLGYLSSWTAKMDDNTVAAIKKFQKDNKLYPYGVLDVTTQKKLNEKFSEFLKSKYVDKQLQRAIQYFKMGK
- the flgG gene encoding flagellar basal-body rod protein FlgG; translated protein: MMRALYSAALGMKAQQTNVDIISNNLANVNTTAFKKDKAEFKDLLYETLSRADVVAGDGKPVSLQIGHGVTISAITKSFAEGNLERTENPLDLAIQGEGFFVVSTPNGPRYTRDGSFKVSNVEGQIKLVTSDGYPVLAEGDTEIILPETAISSITIDETGRITYKDAEGQVQDSGLKIKIVRFINPQGLLAEGKNLYNVSAASGDPVSEEEMEGQKSRILQGFLEMSNVQVVDEMVKLIIAQRAYEINSKAIQTADDMLSMANNLKR
- a CDS encoding rod-binding protein → MSEVSNIKIQADYQQGIGNSVIDKLEKAYSEKDKQKLKEACEEFESIMLSTIFKQMQKSIPKGGLFKEGIADDIFNDMFVDEVSKNASKQGGIGLSKLLYDSMIKRLENEYKFKKE
- a CDS encoding sugar phosphate isomerase/epimerase family protein, with product MYKFIFSAFGDEISSSLDEQIEVLKKHGIEYLEFRSANGKNIADYTENEAKEILEKLKDSGIKVSAIGSPIGKVDVNCDFERYLELFKHILHLAHILETKYVRIFSFYVPEGEEEKYTDVVIERLLKFTEIARKENLVLLHENEKEIYGSNAERCFKILSEINSPNLRATFDPANFVQCKVEVYPHAFELLKDYIEYVHIKDAKFSDGSVTVAGEGDGRIKDVIEALKRIHFCGFLSIEPHLNNNLPGGGPENFARAYRAIKKIIDGEGEI
- a CDS encoding flagellar hook-basal body protein codes for the protein MIRGIYTSASGMILNQKLMDLTANNVANVSTTGFKRDVAQIESFRNMLVYRIYDKVTSPDNAIGYMSLGADVSRIVSDFSQGLYIKTDEPLNLAIKGDGFFTIEVPENQGAQQIFYTRNGAFTLNSRGELVTLNGFYVLGQNGRIVLQNGGQVRIDEQGNVYQNGRIVDRLRVVDFQDKSLLRKVGNNLYEADATVQQIPFSGKVLQGYLEGSNVNSVQEMVNMINVLRAYEANQKAFVIQDETLQKAVNEIARK